A DNA window from Camelina sativa cultivar DH55 chromosome 13, Cs, whole genome shotgun sequence contains the following coding sequences:
- the LOC104738381 gene encoding uncharacterized protein LOC104738381, which produces MKHHLAGVKGDTDACSKITADVRFKIMNALKEIESKKKKNIVLDDTNLDGPEIHDVDGDDIDVGPSQKRRKQGIDLHEYFKRGVRDQTQPTIKACLQSKEIIHDVDMSVALWFYDACIPMNAVNSPLFQPMMSKVASMGHGYVGPSYHALRVGLLRDAKVQVSLIIDKFRSTWSSTGCTLMADGWKDTRQRPLINFLVYCPKGITFLKSVDASDIYASAENLCNLFAELVGMIGSDNVVHFVTDSAPNYKAAGKLLVEKFPTIAWSPCAAHCINLILEDVVKLPFVHNLVHRMSKVTIFVYNHKSTLNWVRKRPGWKEIIRPGETRFATNFIALQSLHQHKEDLQALVTSTDHELKQLFKTSKAKEAKLIILDERMWNDCLIIVKIMTPIIRLLRICDADEKPSLPYVYEGMYRARLGIKQVFQGKRPLYKPYTNIIDRRWDRMLRHDLHAAAYYLNPAFIYDPTFSDKPEVMSGLMNLFEKQTENSKTKLFQELKMYREREGSFSRPMALSCSKTSQPDEWWRYFGFDAPNLQKLAIRILSQTASSSGCERNWSVFERIHTKKRNRLEHQRLNDLVFVHYNLRLQHRSKKKRSYDPVDYESIDKTEFWIIEEEEAGELELDELENALAEEYPKDHEEMNPENSNDFDEDFTMPPEEYEGNDGGDNQN; this is translated from the exons ATGAAACACCATCTTGCTGGCGTGAAAGGGGATACAGATGCGTGTTCGAAGATTACTGCAGATGTGCGATTTAAGATAATGAACGCACTGAAAGAAATtgagagcaagaagaagaaaaatattgttttggatGATACAAACTTAGACGGTCCTGAAATTCATGATGTTGATGGAGATGATATCGATGTTGGCCCAAGTCAaaagaggaggaaacaaggAATTGATCTACATGAATACTTTAAAAGAGGTGTGCGTGATCAGACTCAACCTACTATCAAAGCGTGTTTGCAGAGTAAAGAGATAATACATGATGTGGATATGTCTGTTGCATTGTGGTTTTATGATGCTTGTATTCCGATGAATGCTGTGAATTCTCCACTTTTTCAGCCTATGATGAGTAAGGTAGCAAGTATGGGTCATGGATATGTAGGCCCTTCATACCATGCTCTGCGTGTTGGATTGTTGCGAGATGCTAAGGTACAAGTTTCTTTGATCATTGATAAGTTTAGAAGTACATGGAGTAGTACTGGATGTACTCTTATGGCAGATGGATGGAAGGACACAAGACAAAGGCCGCTGATTAATTTCTTAGTTTATTGTCCTAAAGGAATTACATTTCTCAAGTCAGTTGATGCTTCTGATATCTATGCAAGTGCTGAGAATTTATGCAACTTGTTTGCTGAACTTGTGGGTATGATCGGTTCAGATAATGTGGTTCATTTTGTGACTGATAGTGCACCCAACTACAAAGCTGCAGGAAAGCTTCTTGTTGAAAAGTTTCCCACCATTGCTTGGTCTCCATGTGCAGCTCATTGTATCAATCTGATTCTGGAAGATGTTGTGAAACTCCCTTTTGTTCACAATTTAGTGCATCGTATGTCTAAGGTAACCATCTTTGTTTACAATCATAAGTCGACTTTGAATTGGGTCAGAAAAAGACCAGGTTGGAAAGAGATCATTCGTCCTGGAGAGACACGTTTTGCTACAAATTTCATTGCTCTACAAAGTCTCCATCAACATAAAGAAGATCTACAAGCTTTGGTTACAAGTACTGATCATGAACTTAAGCAGCTTTTCAAAACATCTAAAGCAAAGGAAGCTAAATTGATTATCTTGGATGAGCGAATGTGGAATGACTGCTTGATAATAGTCAAGATTATGACTCCTATCATCCGTTTGTTACGCATTTGTGATGCTGATGAGAAGCCTTCGTTGCCATATGTGTATGAAGGGATGTATCGAGCAAGATTAGGCATTAAACAGGTGTTCCAAGGAAAACGCCCTCTCTACAAGCCTTATACGAACATCATTGATAGGAGATGGGATCGTATGTTGCGTCATGATCTTCATGCTGCAGCATACTATTTGAACCCAGCTTTCATCTATGATCCTACATTTTCTGACAAGCCTGAGGTTATGAGTGGATTGATGAATTTATTTGAGAAACAAACAGAGAATAGTAAAACAAAGCTGTTTCAAGAGCTTAAGATGTATAGAGAACGTGAAGGCAGCTTTTCTCGCCCTATGGCTCTATCTTGCAGCAAAACGTCTCAGCCAG ATGAATGGTggagatattttggttttgatgctCCTAATTTGCAAAAGTTAGCAATAAGAATTCTTAGTCAAACCGCTTCTTCATCTGGATGTGAGCGCAATTGGTCTGTATTTGAGAGGATTCATACCAAGAAGAGGAATAGACTAGAGCATCAAAGACTTAATGATCTTGTTTTTGTGCACTACAATCTACGTCTGCAACATAG gtcaaagaaaaaaagatcataTGATCCTGTTGACTACGAATCTATTGATAAGACAGAGTTTTGGAttatcgaagaagaagaagcaggtgAACTTGAACTTGATGAATTAGAAAATGCTCTTGCTGAAGAATATCCTAAAGATCATGAAGAGATGAACCCTGAAAATTCTAATG atTTTGACGAAGACTTCACTATGCCACCTGAAGAGTATGAAGGAAATGATGGTGGAGATAACCAAAATTAG
- the LOC109128419 gene encoding protein RALF-like 28: MGISKGTQRFMLVAIFIAFVVISNINVAVAKYISYPAIGRDRQRGCSHGPHGKCPPAQHMSPYHRGCDLIHRCRRQPSPPPVPKKM; the protein is encoded by the coding sequence ATGGGCATTTCGAAAGGAACACAAAGGTTCATGCTCGTTGCCATATTCATAGCATTTGTGGTTATAAGTAACATAAACGTAGCAGTTGCAAAATATATTAGCTATCCAGCGATAGGACGTGATCGCCAACGAGGATGTAGTCATGGGCCTCATGGCAAATGTCCACCCGCTCAGCATATGAGTCCGTACCATCGAGGATGTGATTTGATACACAGATGTCGTCGTCAACCTTCACCTCCACCAGTTCCTAAAAAAATGTAG